TCCCGGTCCAACTGGGCCAGATGATGGTGCAGGGATTTGTGGTCCAGTTGATACTTGTGGTAGAGCAGTTTGTAGAATGCGGCGATCAGGGCTACCCGTTCCGCGTCGATGGGATTGACGTCCGGCGCCTTTGCCAGCAGGGCGCGAAGTTGACCGTCCTCGATTTCCAGCAGTTCATGGGGAATGGAGAAGCCCCGTTCGCTCAAAAACCCGAACAGTGCATTGGCGCCGTCGATGTAGGCGCCTCGGGTTTCGATTTGGGCGTAGATGTTGGGGGGCACGAAAGGTTTGAGGGGGGCCTTGTCGCGCGTTTTCCAGAAATTGAGCACCGCCTCGATGAATCGAATGATGCGGTTGGAACTTTCCACATGGCTTTGCTTGCGAAGGAAATGGATGAGAATATCGCGCCGATGGGTGATTTCGTCCAGTTGTGTCGAGATTTCCCTCAGTTTGCCTTCCGCACCGATATCGTTGAAATAGGAAGGGAAAAGCCGGGTGAGCTGTTTGATCAGATTGAAAACCGGGCCGATGTCACTGTTGAGCAGACGGGTGATGTCCCTGGGAAAAAGGTCCGTGTCCCGGATAAAAATACCGGACAGCGAGAGTTTGATGATGAGGCTGGAGAGCAGTCGCGAGGACCATCTGGGCTTGCACTCGATCAGTTCCAGCCAGGTGCGGATGTTCTGCAGATGGGCCGCATTCATCTGGATCTGCCAGTCGTTGCCCACCCCGCCCAGATTGGGAGTCTGGAAGCCCAGATCCACCACCTGATCGATAAAGTAGTTGACCATGTCGATTTCATCGGTCTGATACACGGCCTGGCCCATGTTGAGGACACAGGTGAGCGTGGTGGCCGGAAACTGTTCTGTCCGGGTTTTCAGAATATTGAATGTTTTCTCGATCAGATCGCCGATATGGCGGTAGCTTTCGTTGTTGATCAACCAGCCTACGGTACGGTTGATATCCCGCAGGGTTTCCTCGTAAATCATGTTCAGGTCCGAAATGCTCATGATGTGAAAGAGGAAGATCACCCGCCATTGGTTTCCCTGCCCGCATTCGGCGCCGGCTTCCTGGAGGATTTGGGGCATCTTGCGGTATTGTTCGACGATGGCGCCAAAATCGGTGAGGTCCAGCAGTTGGTTAAAAACCTCCCGGGTTTCTTTTCCCGGCATGTTTTCGATTTTTTGCAAACGGTCTTTCAGGCCGTGAAGCACTTCATGAGAAATCTCGGAAAAACAGGATCGGGCCCGCTCCGAATCCTTGATGGCCCCGGTGGCCGACTGGAAACTGTCCCATGGATCCTTGAGGCCGCACCAGAAATCGTAGGTGGTATTGAACGCGCGGATCAGCAGATGGTTGAAGGTGGAATAGTCGCCGATATGTCCATCGCCGCGTTCCCCCAGCAGACGGATAATGCGCTTGAGCGGATAGAAGCTTTTGATGAACAGAAAGAAATGGTCCTGCCGGCAGCGATGAATCCAAGCGAACGCGCGGTCGATCATCGGCAGAAAATCGGGGATCCGGTCGCGCGACTCTGTAACGATCTGCTGGAGATACAACAACAGGTTGTCCACGGCATCGGCACGGACGGCATCGTCTACCTTGGCCTCGATGGCTTCGCAGAAGATGCCCACCATGGTTTCGGCCGCGTCCACGCCGCAGGGGTGGGACCGAAAAAGGTGAAAATAGTCCAGGGCGTATCCGCGGGCCTCGCCCACGATAAACTGCCAGTTGCGATAGGGGTGACTCAACTCCTGCAAAAAGGCGTTCACGTTTTCCGTCAGACCGTAATAACGGGACATGACCTCCTGGATGCACGCGTACTTGGAATCGATGGTAACGTCCACATAGGTGTTGGCCAGATTGGCCTCGAGGGCTGTTGATTTGATCATGGGCATGTCGGCACAGCGTCCTTTTTGTTAAGCCATCCAAATGGATCTGATTCAAAATATCAGAGGGACGGCCTCTTTTCAAGCAACTCGATTGCCGGTCGATCCTGTTCGCGGCCGGCGGTCGCGGAACCCGGTCGGCGGACATGCGGCTGCGGACCCGGGCTTTTCGTTTCCCGTTTTTTAAAATTTATGATATTCAGTAAATACGCTCTGGAATCGTTAGGTTCTCCCGTTGCAGGGCGATGGACCGGGCATGGAATTCAATCTTGAGCTGAATGGCACCCACCGGAACCGTAATCTTTCTATCGCAACACAGGTCCTGGCTATGGATGAAAAAGAAATTTTCCTGGACGATGCCGCAGAACAGCTTTTTGCACAGATCGAAGGAATAGAAGAAACCAAAAAAGGGCTCACGGCTGCGGAAATGATGGCCGAAAGTCTGGCTGCGGAGCAGAAGCAGCAGGATGTATGGCGGATTCTGCTCTGTGAAATTGTCCATCATGTTGCCGGTTATTTTCAACGCATCGATCCGGACGCCCGGAAGGCGGAGGAGCGCCAGACCTTTGACCAGCTTTCGGAAACGCTTTGCAAGCTTTCCCAGTTTCCCCAGCACGGCGGACGGGTTCTGATTCGCTACCGGGGGGTTTCCCAGAACAACGACATTCCCGAACGGTTGGACTACGAAATTCTATTCGGCAACATGCTGGTGGACCTGGATCTGGTCCCTTTGATGATCAAACGCCACGGACATCTGCTGTCCCACCTGCTGTCCCAGTTGCTGGATGATTTCAGCATTTTTTCCGAGCGCGGCATCAACAACCTGTGCCTGCACCTTCCGACTGAGGCGACTGAAGCGATGGACCGCCTGCGGCGCAGCCTGCTCATACTCTGCCGCCTGTATCGTGCTCACGCGAGCCAGAGGGATATCGTTCTCGGCCCCGGCAAAGAGAATGTCGTGCCGATGGTGGTCGACGAGAAGGGGGCGGTCAACAGCAATCTTACCCTGGTGGCCGGGGTGAACCGCTTGAGCGGCAAAACCATGCGAAACCTTGTTTCCAAGGTGGATGCCTGGATCCAGAAAAAGGAGGCCTCCGAGGAGGGCTGCCAGTTTACCAGCGTTTACAACGCCATTTTCGGGTTGCCCAAGATCAGCGCCCAGATTTCTCCGCCGCCCATCGAGATCAACAATATGGACTGGCTGATGCGGGAGAGGAGCGAAAAGGAATTCACCCGCGAGAAGGCCAAGGTGGCCCGAATTATCGCCAGCCTGGAGAATTCTCCGGAAAAAGTGGCAAAGGTCATCAAGAGCGTATACGGAGACGACTACCAGAAGATCAACTCCCGCCTGTTGGAAGAACGGCTGGGCCTTTCCTCCCATCTGCTTGAAGCCATCGACAACAAGCCCAAGAGTGAAGATGCCCGCAAGGAGGTGTTGACCAACCTTCAAAAGCGTCTGGATACGGTCCGGGACGATGTTTTCGACAACCTCTATTTTTCCCGTTCGGAAAACGACAAGGTCGGCTCCCGCGGTGTCATCATGGGCGCTGTCCACCGGCAGCTGTACAAGATGGTTTCATTTTTCAAGGGGCGCTCGGTTACCCGCAAAAAAATGACTTCCATGGTTAAAGGCGCCATCCAGTTCGAGGAGCGGGATTACGAAATTTTGTCCCGGGATTTCCGGATTAACATGGATGAGGCCCGGCAGCTGGTCGCCGACCTCAACGCCTGTTTCAACGACAAGGGGCGCTTTCTCAAAGGCGCATTTGCCGGGGCGATTCCAAGGTTTACCCGCTACGAAAAAAAAATATTCGAATTTCTGTGGCGCCACATGAAGGACGTGATCGCTCCGGAAGACCGCAACGCCTTTCTCAATTCACTTCAGTCGCTTACCGCCCAGATGAACCAGCCCAAGCGGGCCTTCAAGATCCTTTTGGAGGATTTCCTCAAAGACCCGGAGGATATTCAGTTCTCGGATGCCAAAGCGCTCATGCTGGCCAACCTGATCCTGCACGATTACGACAAGGCGCTGGCCGACATCGAAATTACCCCCGAGGATATCCTTTTCAGCCGCCAGGGACTCGACCAGGAAGTGGCGCGCTACGCCGCGTGGCGCATGGATCGGGACCAGGAATCCTATTTCGACAAAGTCCGAAGCATTCACCAGGCCCTGTGCGAAGCCCTCGAATTTGGCCGGACGCGCCGGCACGGCCTGAGCGTCAAAGACCTGTTGGGTCTGGAGCGCGAGGTGTATATCTTTTTGGCCATGATCGAAACCACCGTCGGGCGTTCGGTGCTGCGCAGCGCCATCAACGAGTACGGCAGTCCGGAGTCCGACATCTACTTTCTGAAGGAAAGCGACCGCTATATGTCGCACCTGCTGCAGAATTTGCGCATCTCCATTCGCGGCCTGGCCAATATCGGCAGCATCGAGAGCATACCGGCTCTCGAGGCGGTCAAAACCAGGGAGGAAGTGTTTCAGCGCCTCAAGAAAGACAAGGCCCATCGGGACCAGTCGCGGCTGATATCGGAATGGGTGGACGAGGCTGTTAAAATCATCAAATTTCGTTCCTGATTCATTTTTGTAAATCGGGTACTTTTTCTTGACGGCGCCCGCATTTTATCTTCATTTTCCCGACAAACCGTCATCGAAGCCAACCCAATCTGCCGGGGCCAGTGACTGCGCACCGGCATATTTTTTTTGAGCATTAGCCAAAAAGGGCTTGACGTCTTTTGGGCTTATGCTTACTGTGTTTGGGTCATAAACGCAGGCCCGAAAATGCGGTCGATTGCACCGGCTGTTCGAAGGCCGAATTGCCCGGTCTGCGGCAGATTGAGGAGGCTATCCAATGATTATCAGTATCGCCAGTGGAAAAGGTGGAACCGGAAAGACCACCGTGGCGACCAATATTGCCGTTTCCGTAGAAGGGCCGGTTCAACTGCTGGACTGCGATGTGGAAGAACCCAATGCCCATCTCTTTTTGCGGCCCGATATCGAAGATTCCCGGGTCGTCACCACACCGGTTCCGAAAATCGATCTGGACAAGTGTGATCGATGCAGAAAATGTGCGCAGATCTGCCGTTTCAAGGCCATTGCCATCGCTGGTGACCTGGTGCTGACCTTTCCCGAACTGTGCCATAGCTGCGGCGGCTGCATGGCCATCTGTCCCCAAGGAGCCATTACCGAGACGGGGCGTGAACTGGGTGTGGTCGAGACCGGCGCCATGAACGGGGTCAGTTTCGTTCACGGGCGCATGCGGGTAGGGGAAGCCATGTCGCCGCCCCTGATCCGACTTGTCCGAGAGCGGACCTGGGACCGGGGATTGACAATCATTGATGCCCCGCCGGGAACCTCGTGTCCGGTGATTGCCGCCATGAAGAATACCGATTTCGTGCTGCTGGTCACCGAGCCCACCCCCTTTGGCCTGCACGATCTGAAGCTTGCCGTAGAGGCGGTCCGGACGCTGGGCATCCCCATGGGGCTGGTGCTCAACCGGTCCGATCTGGGCGATGACAAGGTGAAAGACTACGCCCGGAGCGAGGGGGTTCCGATCCTTATGGAAATTCCCTTCGACCGGCAGATCGCCGAAAGCTATTCGCGGGGCGAGATGTTTGCCCGGGTGCTTCCCGAATGGCGGACCCGTTTCCGAAAGTTGGTCGAGGAAATTGAAACCCTGGTCGAAAAGGGGGGCGCAACCAAATGAAGGAACTCGTTATCTTGAGCGGCAAAGGGGGCACCGGTAAAACCAGCCTGACGGCGGCCTTTGCCAGCCTGGCCGGCGGCTGCCTGCTGTGCGATGCCGACGTGGACGCCGCCGATCTTCATTTGCTGATGCAGCCCGACATTCGCCGGCAGACCGATTTCATGGGCGGCGGAATCGCCTCCATCGATCCGCAACGTTGCACCCAGTGCGGCACCTGCATCGAGATGTGCCGCTGGTCGGCCATCGGACCGGATTTTGTGGTTGACGAAATCGAATGCGAAGGCTGCGGGGTGTGTGTCGATTTTTGTCCGGAACAGGCCATCGATTTCCCCCCGCAGATCTGCGGGCAGTGGTTTATTTCCGATACCCGTTTCGGGCCCATGGTCCATGCCCGGTTGGGCATTGCCGAGGAGAATTCCGGCAAGCTGGTTACCCTGGTGCGCCAGCAGGCCAGCCAACTGGCCCAGGAGAAAGGCATCGACCTGCTGATTACCGACGGCCCTCCGGGCGTGGGCTGCCCGGTGATCGCCGCCGTCGGAGGCGCCACCAGCGCCCTGATCGTCACCGAACCTACGGTGTCGGGCATTCATGACATGCAGCGGGCCATCGAACTGTGCCGGCATTTCAAGGTGCCGGTGATGGTGTGCATCAACAAATACGATCTGAACCTGGAGAAAAGCAGCGAAATCGAGGGCCTGGCCCGTGAGGGCGATCTGCCCGTCGTCGGCCGGGTTCCCTACGATCCGGTGTTTACCCGGGCCATGGTCCAGGGCAAGACCCTTTTCGAATACGACGGAGAAGGATCTGCCGCCGAGCACTTGCGGTCGGTGTGGAAAACAATTATGAACACAGCGGCCATGGCGGCCGAATAAATGATCGTGCTTGACGGCATGGCCGTCTTCGTAGGCCGATAAACAAAGATAGAAAGGAGTAAACGATACCATGGAAAAAGGAAGAATCGCCGTCCCCTCGATGGAGGCGGGCGGCCTGGACGGTAAACGGTCCGGTCATTTCGGGCACTGCGATGTATTCACCCTCGTCGATGTCAAAGACGGCGCCATTGAGAAGGTTTCCATCCTTCCGAATCAGACCCATGTTCAGGGCGGCTGCATGGTGCCGGTCAACCTGCTGGCAGACAACCAGGTCAATGCCCTGATCGTCGGCGGCATCGGCATGCGCCCGCTGATGGGGTTCCGCCAGGTGGGCATCGATGTGTATCATGATGATCAACGCCCCGATATTCGTCCGGTGGTGGAAGATTTGATTGCCGGAAAGCTGCCCATGATCGCCGACAACCAGGTTTGCGGCGGTGGTGGCGGCGGGCACTGATCCGCTCGGTTGAGCGATTCGCTTTCAGTATACAGAAAGGACAAACCATGAAAATCGCCGTTACATCCACGGGAAAGGATTTGGATTCGCCCATGGATCCCCGGTTCGGGCGGGCGGCCTATATCCTGATTGTCGATCCCGATACGATGGCGTTCGAAGTCGTCGACAATGCCGAGAACGTCAATGCTTTCAAAGGCGCCGGTATTCAGGCGGCTGCAACGATCAGCGACAAGAA
This window of the uncultured Desulfosarcina sp. genome carries:
- a CDS encoding NifB/NifX family molybdenum-iron cluster-binding protein gives rise to the protein MEKGRIAVPSMEAGGLDGKRSGHFGHCDVFTLVDVKDGAIEKVSILPNQTHVQGGCMVPVNLLADNQVNALIVGGIGMRPLMGFRQVGIDVYHDDQRPDIRPVVEDLIAGKLPMIADNQVCGGGGGGH
- a CDS encoding ATP-binding protein, producing MIISIASGKGGTGKTTVATNIAVSVEGPVQLLDCDVEEPNAHLFLRPDIEDSRVVTTPVPKIDLDKCDRCRKCAQICRFKAIAIAGDLVLTFPELCHSCGGCMAICPQGAITETGRELGVVETGAMNGVSFVHGRMRVGEAMSPPLIRLVRERTWDRGLTIIDAPPGTSCPVIAAMKNTDFVLLVTEPTPFGLHDLKLAVEAVRTLGIPMGLVLNRSDLGDDKVKDYARSEGVPILMEIPFDRQIAESYSRGEMFARVLPEWRTRFRKLVEEIETLVEKGGATK
- a CDS encoding P-loop NTPase codes for the protein MKELVILSGKGGTGKTSLTAAFASLAGGCLLCDADVDAADLHLLMQPDIRRQTDFMGGGIASIDPQRCTQCGTCIEMCRWSAIGPDFVVDEIECEGCGVCVDFCPEQAIDFPPQICGQWFISDTRFGPMVHARLGIAEENSGKLVTLVRQQASQLAQEKGIDLLITDGPPGVGCPVIAAVGGATSALIVTEPTVSGIHDMQRAIELCRHFKVPVMVCINKYDLNLEKSSEIEGLAREGDLPVVGRVPYDPVFTRAMVQGKTLFEYDGEGSAAEHLRSVWKTIMNTAAMAAE
- a CDS encoding NifB/NifX family molybdenum-iron cluster-binding protein — its product is MKIAVTSTGKDLDSPMDPRFGRAAYILIVDPDTMAFEVVDNAENVNAFKGAGIQAAATISDKKADVLLTGFCGPNAFKTLEAANVKVGGDVSGTVREAVAAYVDGKVALVSSPNAQGHW